In Castanea sativa cultivar Marrone di Chiusa Pesio chromosome 6, ASM4071231v1, a single window of DNA contains:
- the LOC142639668 gene encoding uncharacterized protein LOC142639668: MEHVDDLFESSSSRDEKVEALDLLEESWFFENLLYRKTRMFRCHSDLCPSSNFDQEILVKNLNGENTSLTGKLTEDNDFSSPNLVRTPSLPPCLGREEGTKEKESNHTMSKLNQQTVYPNLLQTPMQSPSCIGRRKGIQEKENDGRSTKLSGQALRQNLLRTPSLPPDMRRKEMVQEESDPRMSKCTRQPSPNVQRHKCLTNSSSLPRCRPSRNLEVETIKSNCTKEMRRGYLNQTKSKKSPSDLEIEEVQGFKDLGFTFDKDLSPSVVNILPGLQQKQHEDLDQDKVRRPYLSEAWCVQSCAPPPIPNWAPKASTEDMKAQIKFWARSVASNMRQEC; the protein is encoded by the exons ATGGAGCATGTTGATGACCTTTTTGAGTCTTCTTCAAGTAGAGATGAAAAGGTAGAAGCATTGGATCTTTTGGAGGAAAGTTGGTTCTTTGAGAACTTGCTTTATAGAAAAACAAGGATGTTTAGGTGCCATTCTGATCTTTGTCCTTCCTCAAATTTTGATCAAGAGATATTGGTGAAGAACTTAAATGGGGAAAACACTTCCTTGACAGGGAAGCTCACAGAAGACAATGATTTTTCCAGTCCTAATTTAGTTCGCACGCCATCTTTACCACCTTGTTTAGGGAGAGAAGAAGgcactaaagaaaaagaaagcaatcaCACTATGAGCAAGTTGAATCAGCAAACAGTGTATCCGAATTTGCTTCAAACACCAATGCAGTCTCCATCATGTATAGGGAGAAGAAAAGGAattcaagaaaaggaaaatgatgGCAGGAGTACAAAATTGAGTGGCCAAGCACTGCGTCAAAATTTGCTTAGAACACCATCCCTACCACCTGATATGAGGAGGAAAGAAATGGTTCAAGAGGAGAGTGATCCTAGAATGAGCAAATGTACCAGGCAACCATCGCCTAACGTTCAGCGACATAAG TGCTTGACAAACAGTTCTAGTCTTCCAAGATGTAGACCATCAAGGAACTTGGAGGTAGAAACCATTAAATCCAACTGCACCAAGGAAATGAGGCGGGGATACCTTAATCAAACCAAGTCGAAGAAGAGCCCAAGTGATCTTGAAATTGAAGAAGTGCAAGGATTCAAGGACTTGGGCTTCACATTTGACAAAGATTTAAGCCCAAGTGTGGTTAACATACTTCCTGGTTTGCAACAGAAGCAGCATGAGGATTTAGACCAAGATAAGGTGAGGAGGCCTTATCTTTCTGAGGCATGGTGTGTGCAAAGCTGTGCCCCTCCTCCAATTCCAAATTGGGCTCCCAAGGCGTCTACAGAAGACATGAAGGCACAAATCAAGTTTTGGGCTAGATCTGTGGCATCAAATATGAGGCAGGAGTGCTGA
- the LOC142639667 gene encoding uncharacterized protein LOC142639667, producing MDRSQSLNAPPYFDGSNYAFWKVQMRAFLCSIDESVLDAVDVGWTRSEAAKSTWDKAALTTSNANSNALNAIFCGVSPDEFDRTSHITIAKEAWQILETTYEGIKKVKDTKLQMLTTWFEELKMSEDESFDFFYSKLNEVVIGKFNLGEKTEDSKVVRKILRSLPESFRAKVTAIEESKDLDEIKVQELIGSLQTYELSLPSQRRRKSLALKMINETVEAHDSLDDDVGEKDVAYLAKNFRKFLKFKNSGKFGDKGKFTSSGKEKKDFKKRDGKESQSTQGVTCFECNGHDHFKKECLNYLRSRGKAYATTLSDSDSSTSNSEDSYDEEGNFLAFMTIAHVESSEDLNLLMQEIGEHSDKESMGIVEESDAKEDEDTAGLQENYNSLLEKLREYARVAKAAVKKMKKAEEDYRSLLVRYKEAKCEIEMLNGELTEAYTKVKFLELEVVQANAKIERVSTKKLDDVLSSQKYFSDRTGLGYTGESSSTVNTSKEVKFVKAKEPVVVAPTVEKAKVEEKKNVADQRVLNMSCNQFVVRSEARAKFLP from the coding sequence ATGGACCGGTCTCAATCTTTGAATGCTCCACCATATTTTGATGGTAGCAATTATGCCTTTTGGAAGGTACAAATGAGAGCATTCTTATGTTCAATAGATGAATCTGTTTTGGATGCCGTTGATGTCGGGTGGACTAGGTCGGAGGCAGCCAAATCCACATGGGATAAGGCAGCCCTCACGACGTCTAATGCAAATAGCAATGCActtaatgctattttttgtggtgtatcTCCAGATGAGTTCGACAGGACATCTCACATAACCATTGCCAAGGAGGCATGGCAGATATTGGAGACCACGTACGAGGGAATAAAGAAAGTTAAAGACACCAAGTTGCAGATGCTGACCACTTGGTTTGAGGAGCTGAAAATGAGTGAGGATGAGTCCTTTGACTTTTTCTATAGCAAGCTAAATGAAGTGGTCATTGGCAAGTTTAACTTGGGAGAGAAAACGGAGGACTCAAAAGTTGTACGAAAAATTCTTCGTTCATTGCCGGAGAGCTTTCGTGCAAAGGTGACTGCAATTGAGGAGAGCAAGGACCTTGATGAAATCAAAGTCCAAGAGTTGATTGgctctctccaaacatatgagcttTCATTGCCAAGTCAAAGAAGGAGAAAATCACTTGCTCTTAAGATGATTAATGAAACGGTAGAAGCACACGACTCATTGGATGACGATGTAGGCGAAAAGGATGTAGCTTACCTTGCAAAGAATTTCCGCAAATTCCTGAAGTTCAAGAACAGTGGGAAGTTTGGTGATAAAGGGAAATTCACAAGTTCCGGAAAGGAGAAAAAAGACTTCAAAAAGAGAGATGGGAAGGAGTCCCAATCTACCCAAGGAGTCACTTGTTTTGAATGTAATGGGCATGACCATTTCAAAAAGGAATGTCTAAATTATTTGAGATCGAGGGGGAAGGCTTATGCCACCACTCTTAGTGACTCAGATTCTTCCACCTCTAATTCGGAAGATAGTTATGATGAAGAAGGGAATTTCTTAGCGTTCATGACTATTGCTCATGTTGAGTCTTCGGAAGACTTGAATTTGCTTATGCAAGAGATTGGGGAGCATAGTGACAAGGAATCAATGGGAATTGTAGAAGAATCAGATgctaaagaagatgaagatacaGCTGGTCTTCAAGAGAACTACAATTCACTCCTTGAGAAGTTGAGAGAGTATGCAAGGGTGGCCAAGGCGGCtgtgaagaagatgaagaaagcaGAGGAGGACTATCGAAGTCTCCTAGTGAGATACAAGGAGGCCAAGTGTGAGATTGAGATGCTAAATGGTGAACTAACCGAAGCTTACACCAAGGTGAAATTCCTTGAGCTTGAGGTGGTTCAAGCAAATGCCAAAATAGAGCGTGTATCGACAAAGAAGCTCGATGATGTCCTTTcctctcaaaaatatttttctgaTAGAACCGGATTAGGATACACTGGAGAAAGTAGCTCAACTGTGAATACCTCCAAAGAAGTGAAGTTTGTGAAGGCCAAAGAGCCGGTTGTAGTTGCCCCTACTGTGGAGAAGGCAAAGGTTGAGGAGAAGAAGAATGTGGCTGACCAGCGGGTGTTGAACATGTCCTGTAATCAATTTGTGGTTAGGTCTGAAGCCAGAGCAAAATTTCTTCCGTGA